One window from the genome of Oligoflexia bacterium encodes:
- a CDS encoding hydantoinase/oxoprolinase N-terminal domain-containing protein has protein sequence MSWQCAAHIREMFVDFAASDGKRAFLYRTLNRKDQLLIGLIEALSLLPKEFKPENTDLFLATDLAKVSLREKWGAATALLTTEGFENLLEIGTQERLSLFGLQAKKNTSLVPRDLAFGVTERTSADGSIEIELDEKEIEFVISKLKLTDTKSVAVCFLHSNINPAHEKQVGKKLTENGYSVILSHQYEGNELDRALAATEAAFLIPTRD, from the coding sequence ATGTCATGGCAATGTGCTGCCCATATTCGAGAAATGTTTGTCGACTTTGCCGCAAGTGATGGCAAGCGCGCATTTCTATATCGAACACTCAATAGAAAAGACCAGCTTCTCATTGGCCTTATTGAAGCCCTTTCTCTTTTGCCAAAAGAATTTAAACCTGAAAACACAGATTTATTTCTGGCTACAGATTTAGCAAAAGTTTCGCTACGCGAAAAATGGGGTGCAGCAACGGCACTCCTAACAACTGAAGGGTTTGAAAATCTTTTGGAAATTGGCACTCAAGAAAGACTTTCTTTATTTGGGCTTCAAGCAAAAAAAAATACTTCACTTGTGCCGCGCGATTTGGCTTTTGGCGTAACTGAAAGAACAAGTGCTGATGGTTCAATAGAAATTGAACTTGATGAAAAAGAAATTGAATTTGTAATTAGTAAACTTAAACTTACCGATACCAAATCAGTAGCCGTTTGTTTTTTGCATTCTAATATTAATCCAGCCCATGAAAAACAAGTAGGGAAAAAACTTACCGAAAATGGTTATAGCGTCATTTTATCACACCAATATGAAGGAAATGAACTCGACCGAGCCCTCGCTGCAACTGAAGCTGCATTTTTGATTCCGACACGTGATTAG
- a CDS encoding hydantoinase/oxoprolinase family protein codes for MSKDNGGLIHVGPEKIDGEPGPACFGKGLNLSLMDLLAYDRKIICEGVPRARVDINRVTRLLAPLAKQLRMHQDDCAAQYIDLACSQLALEIENYFKKEKLVLSQTDFIFEGWLEPLFAHQLAKLLGISNWKTSQLSNWSNCLRLFESPLPQTIEIQQGVFQLGGAT; via the coding sequence ATTTCAAAAGATAACGGCGGCCTTATTCATGTGGGTCCAGAAAAAATCGATGGAGAACCAGGACCAGCTTGTTTTGGAAAAGGTTTAAATTTATCTTTAATGGATCTTCTCGCTTATGATCGAAAAATCATTTGTGAAGGTGTACCTCGAGCAAGAGTTGATATTAACCGGGTTACACGATTATTAGCACCACTAGCAAAACAACTTCGCATGCATCAAGACGACTGCGCCGCTCAGTATATAGATTTAGCCTGTTCACAATTAGCCTTAGAAATTGAGAACTATTTTAAAAAAGAAAAATTAGTTTTATCTCAAACTGATTTTATTTTTGAAGGATGGCTTGAGCCTTTATTTGCTCATCAATTGGCAAAATTATTAGGTATTTCTAATTGGAAAACGTCACAATTAAGCAATTGGTCAAATTGCCTAAGACTTTTTGAAAGTCCACTACCCCAAACTATTGAAATTCAACAGGGTGTTTTTCAATTGGGAGGAGCGACATGA